Below is a genomic region from Eupeodes corollae chromosome 1, idEupCoro1.1, whole genome shotgun sequence.
atgctgatgacattgacataatcagaaatACTCCGCTCGATGTCAATGGGGCTGTTGTGAGTATTAAGACAGAGGTGTCAAAAATTGGCTTAGCGGTtattgagggcaaaacaaagcacaACATCGATGTCTCGTCAAAAAGTCATCATCGACAAATGTAATTTTGAGGAAGTTAATTACTTTGTGAACCAGGACTCCTCTGCGAATGCAGAATACAACACGaacactttttcttttctttaggTTTAGAAAGCGAGTGGCAAAGCCCACTCTCCAGCAACCAAAGTgacgctatataagaccctcaccATTACCTTCCTGCTATATGGTGTAGAAGCATatactataaaaaaaacggaTAGAAGcagggtcgtttcgagagaaaaattcttcgcaGGATCCACGGCCCTGTATGCTGTAAAGCGACATAGATGGTTGGGTCAcatagagcacatggaaaccaatgcacCGGACGAGAAAGCCTTTGAATTCACTACCACAGGACAGAGCAGCAGAGGTAGACTGCGGATccggtggcgcgcacaagtggaaagtaaccttacccaacttggagtgcgagaCATCTAGTTAGGAATGGAGAAGACAGTTGAGTGAGGTCCTAGGTCACACATGACTGTCGCGTAAGTAAGTAGgatgttaagttaaaaactaccttaaaaTTATATGATATACGCTTATATGGTTTTAATGCAAATATTCTTTCACACTGtgaaacaaattacaaaaataacgttGACTCACATTTTGTCGCGTGACAGCGAACACTTAACGTCACGTTGACCAACAAACCCGTCAACGTATATTGTGTATTTCTTGTGGTAATTAACGTTTCATGCATTGACACTGGGAACGTCAACGGTGCGTTGACAGGGAAAATTGCGAGTTTTTGTGACGTCATAGAGTCAAAGCGTTGACCCTTTACGTTAATCGTGTAAATGTAGCTTTGTAATGATTTCTTGAATACAAACGTTTCTATTTGTTTAAGGGGTCTCTTGCAATTTAAATGGACGTAGATAAGCAGAAATACAATTTAGTATTTATACGATACGAATTGATATTGTCTAGGTTTggctgattttttaaaatcattctaTCATTTTGCTCTTACTTATTTTGAGAAGCTTAACTATGACTCTAaacttaagattttaaatattttaacttacaaTTCTTGGATACGGAACACGCCCGAATGAATATATTTCCCACAGCAGAATACCAAAACTCCACATGTcggatttatttgaaaatcgctaaaaaaaaagaaaagaaaaatattattattattttaaaataacttgttttatttttagttaaaacaaaaaactcactCCATTCTTAAGAGCTTCTGGCGCAGTCCATTTGATTGGAAGCTTTCCAACTTCCAAGTTATAACATTCTTCCCGAGCCAATCCAAAATCAGAAACTTTAGCGACACagttttcagaaattaaaacatttctcGCTGCCAAATCCCTGTGCACAACCTTTTTTGCTTCTAAATATTCCATGCCTGACGATGTGTCACTGtttaagataatttaaaaaaatgtgttattcACATATCGATATAAATTtgcattgaaaagaaaaaccaacTTACTAGGCAAAGTTTATTTGATCCTTTTTCGTAATATGTTGTCGGCCCCGCGACCTCAAATAATCAACCAGTGATCCTTTGCTCATGTACTCAGTGACCAAATAAATATGCTTACTAGTAAAAACAAGTCCGATAAATTTAACAAGGTTTTCGTGTTCCagtgttctaaaaataaatgataacaaaaataaaaaaatataatcaaacaaTTTATATAAACCATTAGTTTAAAGCTCACGTCATAACAGATGCTTCGGCCAAGAATTTCTGTGCCGCTCCATCGTCTTTAAGCATTTTTACAGCCACTTTGTCACTACGTAGAATACCCAGCATCACATCACCAAACTCTCCCTTCCCTATACTCTCGCGCAGCTGCAAATCAGCTTCAGGAATAACCCAACCCTTGTCTGCAAAATCTTTTGAATTAATGCAGAACTCCTGCCTTCCCATTTTAGGTAGACATTTGATAAGCTGCGTACACAGACCATCGGCATCTTTTTCATAGTGCTAAAGCAAAGATcgatcaaaataattaaaaattggttttggttgttttgaacaaaatactTACAGCTACAAGTTGTCCTAGATTCTCAAAGTATTCCTCATCGTCAATAGTTagtttattttccaaatatttcaCTCGATAATGCTCCACTTTACCTTGGAAACAAACACACAGTGTATAATCGCCAGGAAAGTTTGTCGACTCTCGCACCAAGAATAATCCATCGTCTCGCGGTTGGAGCAAGTGTTCTGCTTCGTCCCTGGAAATACTTCCATGGAAccaactgaaaaacaaaacaaaaaataaacaatgatgtatttaatggaatatttttttttaaggaaacaactttaactttggAAGTAATGAAGATAAAGGCTTTGAACGTTTCCACAAAAAGAAGACTCTCATCGTTCAATGTTTAATTTGAtgtattgaaataaacaaaataacgaaAATCCACTGTCATAAATTTAATAGTagataaaaattggttaagcTTTTGGTTGAATCTTTTTGACCCTTAAACGATAAGATAGCGCGTATTTTTGATTTccattttaaaaccttttgagGTAAAACATCTTGTaatcgatttttattaaatgcacttaattatattttaattatttaattttaaagcataCTATTTggattataaaaacaaatgaactGAGAGTTTTTTTGGCTTATACCTCAGTAATCTCATATAACAATGGAACTAGATGCACATgtatggttttatttaattaagttttttaagttgGAGTGGGGCGTTATAAATAATAAGATGGATTGAAAACACCTACATATCTAAAGTCGATGACTTAAACATCGCTGATGATGATATGTCGATTCAAAGATTCAACtttgaagttttaaatgaaCAAAGTTGGTTGGattacaaacaaaacattttgtgtGTTGATAAAGACAATGGacataaacaaatcaaatttacatttttctaagattatatttcatttttggaaatgtttatgtttattaataataatattttgatttggatgattgatttttaatgaagttttttcaaattttacgaGTTGAATTACCACCAATTAGATTTCAGTCTCGATAAATCCTTATTCAGTTTAAATAAGGGAGTGTCATacgtaattaattttttttctttaagaacaaattttccataagttgaaaagttaaaataatggtTTGAAAATAAACGGCAAATATTTATCAAATCTAAGATTTGCAGACGATGTTGtcacaaaaattaactaaaaactatGCTAAACGAAATTTGTTTGGAAAGTAAAAAGATCGGCTTATTCACTAATCGACAGGGAAAACCAAAATAATGTCTAATTTCAATCACTCGGAATTAGAAGTGGTTTGTATCACTTTAGACTACGGGAAGACTATAACTATTCGTGTCAAATGATATCATTCAGATACTCGCAAAGATATAAACAATGGTAACCATAGAATAATAAAGGTTTGGCtacaattttagaattttaagaatCTGATAGAGTATTTGATTCGATTCTTTTGGGAGTTGGATTTATTTTCACTAAGTTGGTAAACTTGAACCtccattgaaaattatttttttataaacgatgGTTTGTGGAAATCGGATGTGCTTAAAGGAGCTGCAAGTGGTGACtcccgattttttttttttttttataataaacacacactcaaggggatattactacccttattatgcagatgcacattgtgagcactaggaagaggagagagggtttaaaaggagatgtcggtgcacattgattttgaattcctgaatattgcaatgactaggaaagacagagtgtggtaaggcattctacattcgcgtagtacggctaaagaacgaatctctgtatttgacagtacgaccgaagttgggctcgagggtatactgatgagcattcctagaagcgcgagtattacggttgaactgtttaaggggaggaatgcaactggctatttcactagagcataagccgttaaaataacggtaaaaaagggtcagacaagagaccttacgacgatgttcaagcgaagtaaatgaacttatgatgatattatcacctatcaatttaaatgctctacgttcaatactatccaagaggcttaagtaagttgcaggagcaccagcccagagatgggagttatactcaagctttggacgtatgtaagtcttgtagataacagccagatcagaaggggtgaaatatttcttgcatcgcctaagaaaacccaaacaccttgcggcatttttggcgacatcgcgtatatgatcattccataagaggtggttggtgacacacataccgagaatatcgaggtgttcagtctcattgatgcaagttcAATTCAATCCTgtcattttattcaattttaaataaaataataacacttTTAGCTGTTAACCGCAAGTATATGTACATCAGTTAGTTGGAAAAGTTTTCAACTGTCTGATGTACATATACTTTGGAATAATTGGGATTCGAGGAATAATAACATCAAGTTGTGTTACACAAAGTCTTCTACTATTACCTAATCGAGGGGCATCTTCATTTTGTATAAGCACTACAGGAAAGCCTTATTTCAATTATTAGAGTGCAAATCGGACTGTTAAACTGACTTTAGAAACTCTACTGTATATAAAGTGGTCCGTTCTGAGTTCATGACAGTGTctattgaaaaaatgaaaaatactccCTGATATCTCCTGTTACTTCaccaaataagtttgaatcgtTTCTTGGTGATAGAATCGCCTTTTGACAAAGAAATTGATCATCATATATGCTATATTGTAAGTCAGGGTAAACACTTGCAATATTCAGAATTACGATGTACTAAATTACAAAATCCTCCGTTAGTCACCGTCGGTTTTTAATCACCGATctctcatttttaatattgtttaacgCCTAAGGATAAACAACGATGATAAATCCAAAAGTATTCTCCATCTAAGGATATGCTATTAAATATCTAACTTTAAGTGTTACCAGCGGATCTGCTCGAATGGGCTGGTAATGAGATATTTTACCTCGGAAAAAGTATCTTAAACCACTTTCCAACCTCGTAACTACatgcaaataataaataacgtCCTAATAGAGATCCGATGCGACGTGATGGACAAACAAAATGAGTTtcccatttataatattagtatagatgtTGTCTTTTAATGCAGTCTCACAATCCGTATGAGTGGTTCTATAAAACAGCTCAGAAATAACAGGATTATGGCCCAAAACACATGAATAGAAAAGCAAAACAATGGattcaaaaacaacattgaCCTTATGGTGTGGTCCGCTCAGTCTCCCGACCTATATCCCATAGATAGGCTGTGAGTTCATATCAAAAAGAAGGTTTGGGAAGCTaaaccaaaaacttgaattagCGTTGGTGCAAGATCGTAAAAGGCAATGCATATTAGATATTAACTTGATGACTATTTGCGACGACACTGTGGCGGAATGATAACGGGAAGATGTGTTAACCCATTCGAAGGTCGAATTTCACCCATCTTATTTTTGCACTATATTGGATTTCTGAAAGTCCAATGTTCGATTCGCTTCTCGTAATAAGggcttaaaaacacaaatttatcaaattgtAACTAATAGACGTTACAGGAGTTTCATAAAAGCTATAAAGCTCATACAGTTTACAATTATAAGCAAATATTGATCTACAGATTTGTTAGAAATTTAATGTGGGGAAAGTGCAGATGTTAACACACAGGATCGCGATGATTGAGTTATAAATGTTTTGCCacgattaataaaaaatttcagCAAAAACGACATCTTTAATGGCGATGAGACtggattgtttttcaaatggTTACCCAATAAAAGAAATGATTGGTGGGAAACAGAGCAAAGAGAAAATTACTGTCCTTGTAGCAAGCAATATGACTGGGTCAAAGATGTTTTTAGGAAATAAATGTAGATTATGAGTTCAACAAAAAAGCATGGATGACaagtgaaatttttacaaaatggctttTAAAGTTGGACACAAAATTTCTTTCGCAAAAGAGGAAGGTTCTGTTTTTTGTTGATAACTGCACGACGCAtcctaaaaatgtaaaagaacaattgaaaaacattaagcTTGCCTATTTTCCCCCCAACCTGACTTCTTTACTTCAGCCAATGGACCAAGGCGTTATCTACAACTTAAAACATCATTACTAAAAACGTATTTTGACAAACATATTGACACAAATGGACGAGAGCAAACCTGTTTCGGTCATAGACTTGCTACAAGCCGTAAGAAATCTAAGCAAAGTATGGAATGTAAAATGGAAGATTGTAATCCATTTTCTATATAACGAAATAATTTGCTGATCCCGTGAAAATTCGCTGtagggaagtttgactgtagttctttttttattgtgttttatgCTTGTAATAGAACTTATGGCCTGAATGCGTTTATTTTAAGGATGATATCGTTTGATAAGTTGGGCTCTCTATTTCTTTGAAGTTGACTCTGATAGAGTAACACGAGATCTTGCAACATATAAGCATAATTGTTTGTATCTTacaaaaaacctcaaaaatagTAGGTCCGTACAAGTACTGTTCCAATATGTACAAAATAGTTTCTAgtattactaattttttttcatatagcataattttagttaaaatacaAACCTACTCTCTATCTATTTCGGTTTACCTAACAGAGCTCTCGATATAATTTTTGATTCCGCTGAATTTACTTAACttataaacgtttttttatCACGTTATCATCCCCCTTGATTGATGCATCCGTTTTAACAAAGATGAACGTACAAAAGCAGTGCATATTTGCATAATTGTATTCATATCCTTGGAATCATATCTTAGCAGGAAGAACTAATTAAAACAtcatttaaatctaaatatttatgtaattaattacttaaaataatttctgcgatatgttttgaatttaattttaaaaaatatcaagatACTCCAAATTCTTATGCAGGTATACTGGTTTTGtactaaaaactgaaaatatctATTGATCTCGGGTGAATAGAAtagtaatttattcaaaacactTACGGCATTGCATTCAATTTCACTTCGCATTTCCGTTGCTGATGCTGGCTGTGCATcagttgttgctgttgttgtattCCCGgttgtatttgttgttgttgttgtggcagtaactgttgttgctgttgaatAGTTTGATGATTGATAGAAGATGATGAATTCGTAAGGGTGGGCGAGAGAGATGACGTACTGTTCCACGCAGTACCATTTGTATCAAAGTTGTGTAATGATGTTGACATTACGCCGCCGCCACCACCGTTTCCGCCGCTCCCAACAATTCCACAGCCAGTACCGATACCACTGACGCCACCACCTATGGCGACATGCATCACTGGTGGACACTGGGATATTGATAACGACATTGCCGATTGTTGCGTTGGAAGATGTTgtagttgctgctgctgttgttgttgttggcgcAGAGTTGGATGCATCATCAGTGTTTCTGTACACAAATTGCTACTCGAACCAGGATGCAGTTTGACTGCATGACCAGCACCTGAGTTGACAATCGTAGCAGCAACTGCAGCCGCTGGACTCATGTGGCTTTGAAGCTGAGCTGCATTCAGTGATGTAGACATCAGATTGTTGTTGGACGAGTTGGTTAACAGCTGCTGTGTCTGACAAGCCGATGTGGATATCGCATGTGTCAGTGGTGCTAGAATATGCTGCTGTTGCCCGACTATAGCCGAACTGGCAGCCACTCCAACAGAACCTTGATTTGGCGACTTGGGCGAATGATTGGCTGTTATAAGGTTATGACTATTTAAAGCGTGTGAGGAAACATGAATGTGTTGATtctgcaaaataaaacaaacacaaagaTAAACATCAATCTTTGACAAAAACCGAAAACAAAGAAGCTATTTTTCTTACCACATTAGGTTGATGAGGAGGAATTGTCGGTGGTACAATATGGGGTTGGGATTGGCTTAGTTGCTGTTGTTGCAACAAAGCACTATTGACACTTATTCCACCAGCAATATAGCTGCCTCCGGTACCTGGTTGAGGTGCTGGACGTTTATTATGCCTAATAGGCGCGGTTGGGGGCATTTGATGGCCAGTCGATTGTAAAAACCATGGATCACCGGCCGAATTGGCTACAACCGATGGTTGGGAGAATCCACGATGATGACCAACAACTGATGTCTGACCGGCAGTGGATTGCAAATTAAGGGCTTGCGTTGCTGTTGCGTGACTGTTCATAATAACGCCAGATTTGGAACTTTCTTTAGCCTCTTCTTTTCCACAACTTGAATAAACTATTGTTTGTTCGCTGTTGTCTGTTCTTGCAGTGTCAGATGAGTTCAAGGATTTTCTTAATGGAAAATCCAAATTATGTAATGGATCAACCGCTGATGTTGTGCAGCGATCAATCAAGTGACGTTGCACCGTCGATTTAGGATCTACATCCgcatctaaaattaaaaagataaaaatgttttttattaagaattgttataaatataaatcaaagatTAGTTAAAAGGTACATTTTTGCTACTGTCAgctaagaattttttaaactcttgaaatgttcgaaataaaatataaggatTATTTTATAGTTGgcacaaatttaataaaagagcacaaaacattttttttttgtaaagtttaacAGCGAATGAGACTAAAAAATGTCCGTGTAAAAGTTTTAAGAGGTTCGTTAGTTTTCGATCTTTTTACTTTGTACtactaagttggaacagaaagtAACACCTAAATACAATAATCTAATGGACTTATGAtgcgttttttaataaaagttatcgtctggaaTTTTGAAGGGTAAAGGGAAAGAATACTTTTATTATACccaaatgtaaaattattaatatcagTCTGTAAAAGTATACGATCATGGGTgaactttattttctttgaaaatcttcatgttATCAGCAAAAATTAGAATTTCTTTGAGCGCAAACATGAAGTTACGTTAATAAACAAGATGAACAGGAAAGGGCTAAGATGGCTTCACTGTTGAACACTAGAGTGACAATAAAAAGTTATTCAagacaattcttaattttactTGGTAAGGTTAGAAGTGTTCCAAGCTAGAAAAACGGGTTAGCATATTATAATCTTAAGTTTGAATAAAAGATTCCATGGCTTAGTTGGtgaaaagctttagaaaaatcagTGTTAAAAGTCAACTTCAAACCCTTGTTCTTAAgcgtttgaacatttttttgagaaagtgttctttttattaaaaaatgacgcTCTCACTAACAGTAATGGAAtgcaaaaaagtttttcaatgtgCCTGCTGTTTGTAATGTCCGCCttgtcatttttattgaatattagtGTAAGACATAACTTCTTTCATATATCGGTAACTTTCTCTGTTTTTAGGAAAAGTTTGAATATGGACGTAaagggttcaactaaagcaatTTTTATACTATCGGAGGAATACCATCGGGGTTGTCTGAGTTGTCATCATTTAAAGATGATCAAGGACCGTCCTCAGTGACTACATCTAATTTGCGAAAGtgcaaattatgaaaatatatttcatcaaCTAGTTCTGGGCTATTTAAAATTGACTTCGGGAATTGGTCGCGAAAGCGTTTCAAATATCAACAGTTTAACCTAAACAAATGTTCCTGAAAGTGAACTTAATTGGAAagctatcacatttttttttcatttatttga
It encodes:
- the LOC129942366 gene encoding uncharacterized protein LOC129942366, coding for MVTTIKITCDGVFIHSNSKLSPKSPSTAIKSQRLSSSSISSATGIDNKQQLLTKTSSIHVSSSKLKANRCDLSAGDVYLCKQIVSKSSPTSVCSRNLLRICRSTSYLTNKEQKQLLLQQSISGGGVGGEVAATSAQVRNKSLSHNQRHNNKRRSHHKLCHELFIAKDSSDSASTLACGCESKNSCSGIANTSVVVDVKKAKSCIELKRKSFPSRKLLESYCFYSETTTWDKKQPYKLHQQQQQQPHQQHQKLQLKKKVAALSVPKNPDLFTAEAALFDCELVDVPKKKGDHHHHHHHLEEKQEERSISIEPSRATLLSSSSSSSSQSPSVGKIKEKVSPTTTNGSNADVDPKSTVQRHLIDRCTTSAVDPLHNLDFPLRKSLNSSDTARTDNSEQTIVYSSCGKEEAKESSKSGVIMNSHATATQALNLQSTAGQTSVVGHHRGFSQPSVVANSAGDPWFLQSTGHQMPPTAPIRHNKRPAPQPGTGGSYIAGGISVNSALLQQQQLSQSQPHIVPPTIPPHQPNVNQHIHVSSHALNSHNLITANHSPKSPNQGSVGVAASSAIVGQQQHILAPLTHAISTSACQTQQLLTNSSNNNLMSTSLNAAQLQSHMSPAAAVAATIVNSGAGHAVKLHPGSSSNLCTETLMMHPTLRQQQQQQQQLQHLPTQQSAMSLSISQCPPVMHVAIGGGVSGIGTGCGIVGSGGNGGGGGVMSTSLHNFDTNGTAWNSTSSLSPTLTNSSSSINHQTIQQQQQLLPQQQQQIQPGIQQQQQLMHSQHQQRKCEVKLNAMPWFHGSISRDEAEHLLQPRDDGLFLVRESTNFPGDYTLCVCFQGKVEHYRVKYLENKLTIDDEEYFENLGQLVAHYEKDADGLCTQLIKCLPKMGRQEFCINSKDFADKGWVIPEADLQLRESIGKGEFGDVMLGILRSDKVAVKMLKDDGAAQKFLAEASVMTTLEHENLVKFIGLVFTSKHIYLVTEYMSKGSLVDYLRSRGRQHITKKDQINFAYDTSSGMEYLEAKKVVHRDLAARNVLISENCVAKVSDFGLAREECYNLEVGKLPIKWTAPEALKNGRFSNKSDMWSFGILLWEIYSFGRVPYPRIPLADVVKHVEVGYKMEAPEGCPAEIYEMMRQAWDLNPAKRPTFSELKVKLLHLKNTTT